The Proteus vulgaris genome has a segment encoding these proteins:
- a CDS encoding membrane-associated sulfatase: MSRLTYYTLLFLLSITPAILGGSTLYIEQKLYIVLIGWLLMLMCSGIYRSILGKIVTFIISALWSLNLSISLFFYREHDIAFSSSIAETFINTNGSETVGMLSYNKYYVLFYICSFSIYYFLIHKSARFSHLKTTKNSVIAMVILIAIIPIYKNLALRNDNKTKLLAEYTLLNTPFYNAAALVKTFHENRQIKKNCFSKS, translated from the coding sequence ATGTCTCGACTAACTTATTACACACTTTTATTTCTTCTATCTATAACACCAGCAATACTGGGTGGCTCAACATTGTACATAGAACAAAAACTCTATATTGTTCTCATTGGTTGGCTACTTATGTTGATGTGTAGTGGAATTTATCGTTCAATTCTAGGAAAAATAGTAACATTTATAATCAGCGCCTTATGGTCTTTAAATCTCTCTATTTCTCTATTTTTCTATCGTGAACACGATATTGCATTTTCCTCTTCTATCGCAGAAACGTTTATAAATACTAACGGCAGTGAGACTGTTGGTATGCTTTCTTATAATAAATATTACGTATTATTTTATATATGTAGCTTCTCTATTTATTATTTTCTTATCCATAAAAGTGCTCGATTTTCTCATTTAAAAACCACGAAAAATAGTGTGATAGCAATGGTTATATTAATAGCCATTATTCCTATATATAAAAACTTAGCGTTAAGAAATGATAATAAAACTAAATTACTCGCTGAATATACTCTTCTAAATACCCCCTTTTATAATGCAGCAGCACTAGTTAAAACATTTCACGAAAATCGTCAAATAAAAAAGAATTGCTTCTCAAAAAGTTGA
- the yhbX gene encoding membrane-associated sulfatase — protein MKEKNNLILFENVYSPAPVTILSVPISLSNIGLKQLQDKNHYADNIVSLANHAGFKTYWLSNQGKGNQKTSVISVIANMAQNKKWNEFIGYDEELLPHLDKALNEPSTQKKLIILHTYGSHEPACNRFPNQDLKKFTQQEDDNCYDSSIAYTDKLINNIIERVKDKPASILYFADHALQRLDKNKEIRYHHGVNTPRKEAYNIPLFIWYSPSTIKPIISNEVLKKPYSTENNYWLLSSWLGIEHNSPNKCYSPLDDCYKPKSPIMVIDGNRNLLNYNLLSSEEQEPQ, from the coding sequence ATGAAAGAAAAAAACAATCTAATTCTTTTTGAGAATGTTTACTCTCCTGCTCCAGTAACAATACTCTCAGTACCGATATCACTCTCAAATATTGGGTTAAAACAGCTACAAGATAAAAATCATTATGCTGATAATATTGTTTCTCTCGCAAATCATGCTGGGTTTAAAACTTATTGGTTAAGTAATCAAGGGAAAGGAAATCAAAAAACAAGTGTAATTTCAGTCATTGCAAATATGGCGCAGAATAAGAAATGGAATGAATTTATCGGTTATGATGAAGAACTACTTCCTCATTTAGATAAAGCACTCAACGAACCATCTACACAAAAAAAACTGATTATCTTGCATACTTATGGTAGTCATGAACCTGCTTGCAACCGATTTCCAAATCAAGATTTAAAAAAATTCACACAACAGGAAGACGATAACTGCTATGACAGCTCTATTGCTTATACAGATAAGTTAATAAATAACATTATTGAAAGAGTAAAAGATAAACCCGCATCTATTCTTTACTTTGCAGATCATGCTTTACAACGCCTCGATAAAAATAAAGAAATTCGTTACCATCATGGCGTAAATACCCCTCGTAAAGAAGCTTATAACATTCCTTTGTTCATTTGGTATAGCCCTTCTACAATAAAACCAATAATAAGTAATGAAGTTTTGAAAAAGCCTTATTCCACAGAAAATAATTATTGGTTATTAAGTAGTTGGCTGGGTATAGAACATAATTCACCAAATAAATGCTATTCACCACTAGATGATTGTTATAAGCCAAAATCACCTATTATGGTTATTGATGGCAATAGAAATTTATTGAACTACAATTTATTGAGTTCTGAAGAACAAGAGCCACAATAA
- the lutC_2 gene encoding Lactate utilization protein C has protein sequence MNNKNTFLSHLASQLGRPLKTKPDPFPTPVNTYPEERLTELSEEERYQYFLNTAKLAGSDYETTTQEALPQCLLALCNKYGSSVILTGDLRLKESGVVDLLSQHCDVSVWDHHFGVENIEHVKNAKVGIVFAEYGLAESGGVVLFSGADKGRSVSLIPETTLFVIRRSTILPRVAQLAEKLHQLASENIRMPSCINIISGPSCTSDIELIKVVGVHGSLNAIYIVIEDC, from the coding sequence ATGAATAATAAAAATACATTCTTATCTCATTTAGCTTCTCAGTTGGGAAGGCCATTAAAAACAAAACCTGATCCATTCCCAACACCAGTAAATACATATCCAGAAGAAAGATTAACTGAATTATCAGAAGAGGAACGATATCAATATTTTCTCAATACCGCTAAATTAGCAGGAAGCGATTATGAGACAACGACACAAGAAGCCTTACCTCAGTGCTTACTTGCGTTATGCAATAAATATGGTTCATCAGTGATATTGACGGGTGATCTTCGTTTAAAAGAAAGTGGTGTTGTTGATTTATTATCTCAACATTGTGATGTTAGTGTGTGGGATCACCATTTTGGCGTGGAAAATATAGAGCATGTAAAAAATGCTAAAGTGGGTATTGTTTTTGCCGAATATGGGCTTGCTGAATCGGGAGGCGTTGTTTTATTTTCTGGAGCAGATAAAGGGCGTAGTGTCAGTTTGATCCCAGAAACAACACTCTTTGTTATTAGAAGAAGTACTATTTTACCTCGAGTTGCTCAATTAGCGGAAAAACTTCATCAATTAGCATCGGAAAATATCCGAATGCCTTCCTGTATTAATATTATCAGCGGCCCAAGTTGTACCTCTGATATTGAATTAATTAAAGTTGTTGGTGTTCATGGCTCTTTAAATGCCATTTATATTGTGATTGAAGATTGCTAA
- the lutB_2 gene encoding iron-sulfur cluster-binding protein encodes MSLRTSTIPFKDLINRQVHDEVMQKAVANAQETIGRNRQKMIDDLGHWEDWRDRATQIRDHVLANLDAYLYQLSEKVEEHGGHVFFAETKEEATQYILSVAREKKAKKIVKAKSMVTEEIGMNDALENAGINVIETDLAEFILQQAKDAPSHVVVPAIHKNREQIRQIFHDKLGYNGSDTPEEMTRFVRQKIRDDFFTADIGVTGCNFAVAETGSVCLVTNEGNARLSTTLPKTHIAVMGMERIAPTFKEVDILITMLARSAVGLRLTGYNTWLTGPREKDHVDGPEDFHLVIVDNGRSKIIGTEFKDILRCIRCGACMNTCPAYRHIGGQGYGSIYPGPVGAVLTPLLGGYKDFKNLPYVCSLCTACDSVCPVKIPLSSLIKKHRDVMVREKITPITERTITDIFNYVNRHPTLWKVGMNWGAHAARWFIKEGKAPLNIGALKEWTEARNLPKGDGESFRNRFKKHQKEEK; translated from the coding sequence ATGTCGTTAAGAACGAGTACTATTCCATTTAAAGACCTAATCAATCGTCAAGTACATGATGAAGTCATGCAAAAAGCAGTTGCTAATGCACAAGAAACCATTGGTAGAAATCGGCAAAAAATGATTGATGATCTTGGGCATTGGGAAGATTGGAGAGATAGAGCTACTCAAATTCGGGATCATGTGCTTGCTAACTTGGATGCTTATTTATACCAATTATCTGAAAAAGTAGAAGAACATGGTGGACATGTTTTCTTTGCTGAAACAAAAGAAGAAGCGACTCAATATATTCTTAGCGTGGCTAGAGAAAAAAAAGCAAAGAAAATTGTTAAAGCTAAGTCTATGGTAACTGAAGAAATCGGTATGAATGACGCGTTAGAGAATGCAGGCATTAATGTTATAGAAACCGATTTAGCAGAATTTATACTCCAGCAAGCTAAGGATGCTCCGTCACATGTTGTTGTACCAGCTATCCATAAAAATAGAGAACAAATCCGTCAAATATTTCACGATAAATTAGGATATAACGGTTCTGATACACCAGAAGAAATGACTCGTTTTGTTCGTCAAAAGATTAGAGATGATTTTTTTACTGCTGATATAGGTGTAACGGGATGTAACTTTGCTGTTGCAGAGACAGGTTCAGTTTGTTTAGTGACTAATGAAGGTAATGCTCGCTTAAGTACGACATTACCTAAAACACATATAGCTGTGATGGGGATGGAGCGCATAGCACCGACATTTAAAGAAGTGGATATTCTCATTACCATGTTAGCACGTAGTGCCGTTGGATTACGTTTAACAGGCTATAACACATGGCTTACAGGGCCTAGAGAAAAAGACCATGTTGATGGCCCTGAAGATTTTCATCTTGTTATTGTTGATAATGGGCGTTCAAAAATTATCGGAACAGAATTTAAAGATATTTTGCGTTGTATTCGTTGTGGTGCATGCATGAATACTTGCCCTGCTTACCGTCATATTGGTGGCCAAGGATATGGTTCTATTTATCCAGGTCCTGTTGGCGCTGTTTTAACTCCTTTATTAGGTGGTTATAAAGATTTTAAAAACCTTCCTTATGTCTGTTCATTATGTACTGCTTGTGATTCTGTATGCCCCGTGAAAATACCTTTATCCAGTTTAATTAAAAAACATAGAGATGTGATGGTTAGGGAAAAAATCACGCCAATAACTGAGCGTACGATCACCGATATATTCAATTATGTGAATCGTCATCCAACATTATGGAAAGTTGGCATGAATTGGGGCGCTCATGCGGCAAGGTGGTTTATAAAAGAGGGTAAAGCCCCTTTAAATATAGGTGCATTAAAAGAATGGACTGAAGCAAGAAACCTGCCAAAAGGCGATGGTGAAAGTTTCCGTAATCGGTTCAAAAAACATCAAAAAGAGGAGAAATAA
- the lutA_2 gene encoding oxidoreductase, with product MDVNFYVTCIGDALKSHMARDSVLLLEKLGCRVHFLEKQGCCGQPAINSGYIENAKPAMKKLIETFEVNDYPIISPAGSCTYAIKGYSKYLANEPDWAIRAEKIANRMFDLTSFIVNQLGILDVGASLKGKAVYHPSCSLFRKMGVKEEPIKLLQHVKGLELLPFEDMETCCGFGGTFSVKMAEISGEMVKEKVHHIMDVKPDYLIGADVSCLLNIGGRLEREGRPVKVLHIAQVLMSHEEELCR from the coding sequence ATGGATGTTAATTTCTATGTCACATGTATTGGGGATGCTCTAAAATCCCATATGGCAAGAGACAGTGTATTACTGCTAGAAAAATTAGGTTGTCGGGTTCATTTTCTTGAAAAACAAGGTTGTTGTGGTCAACCCGCTATTAATAGTGGTTATATCGAGAACGCAAAACCTGCAATGAAAAAACTCATTGAAACCTTCGAAGTTAATGATTATCCCATTATTTCTCCTGCTGGATCTTGTACTTATGCAATCAAAGGTTATTCCAAATATCTTGCTAATGAACCTGATTGGGCTATACGAGCTGAAAAAATAGCTAATAGAATGTTTGATTTAACTTCCTTTATTGTAAATCAGCTTGGTATTCTTGATGTTGGCGCAAGTCTTAAAGGTAAAGCTGTTTATCACCCATCTTGTAGCCTATTTCGTAAAATGGGCGTCAAAGAAGAACCTATTAAATTATTACAGCATGTAAAAGGTCTTGAATTATTGCCTTTTGAAGATATGGAAACATGCTGTGGTTTTGGTGGGACATTTTCAGTCAAAATGGCTGAGATTTCAGGGGAAATGGTAAAAGAAAAAGTACACCATATCATGGATGTTAAACCTGATTATTTGATTGGTGCGGATGTTAGTTGCCTTTTAAATATTGGTGGACGTTTAGAGCGAGAAGGCCGTCCTGTTAAAGTGTTGCATATTGCACAGGTCTTGATGAGTCATGAGGAGGAATTATGTCGTTAA